GCTCATTCTTTCGTTTTAATAACGAAAATTCATCAGATATATCGTACATGGGAATATCAGTTTTATTTAATTTCAAAAAAAGAAAATGGCTACCATTTGTCAGTAATCCAAATACAGGCTTTTCTTGATTAGGGCTGGTTAACATATAAGCCAATGCTTGAGGAATATTCTCTAAAAGAGATATACCAGCCCTTTTTGATTCAATTACTAGCAACCATAATTGTTTTTGAATAACTAAAATATCTATTCTTCCTCTAATAATCTCTTCTTCATCTTCTAGAGAAATTTCTACAGATTCCTCAGTCCCAATAGAAAAAGGCTGGCTATAAAATCCTGCTAAATCTAATAATGGCGACAAAACCACCATTTTAACTGCATTCTCTAAAATTGGTGGTCTTTGTGCTAAGTTCAGGAAATTAGATTTCACTCTATCTAAATACTGCTTTTCTAAATCTGTAATTTCTGGCAACTTCTCTAACCATTCCCTAAAAAAGGACTCATCTTCTGCTTTTTGCAGCCCAAATCTTTCTTGCAGATAAGCCAGCCCTATATTTTTCGCTTGGATGATTTGAACCATATTTCATAAAATAGATAGTAACGCACCTACCACCAAGGACTTTGGTGCGTTAAGGCTTACGCCTAACACACCCTACATATACTTAGATTTTTATGGCTACCCCACGCTACGCGAACAGAAATCAAATCGGATTCCTATACTTATTGTAAATAAACTTTTCCTGAGATTAGTTTAATTACAAAAATACGTAGAGCGCAGTATGATATAAATCATTGTAGACTGCGCCAATAGTTTGATAAATATCTCAAATATTTGTTAATTCTTGTATTTTTTGTAAAACTGCTTGAGCATGACCTTTAGCTTTGACGTTAGGCCAAGCATAGGCAATATTTTTATCAGGTGAAATTAAAAAAGTTGAACGCGCTACACCCATGTATTCTTTACCCATGAATTTCTTTAAGCGCCATGCACCATAGGCTTCAATAAGTTGATGTTCTGGATCACTTAAAAGAGTGATAGACAAATTATGCTTATCAATAAATTTGCAATGTGCTTTACCAGAATCAGGACTTACACCTAAAACTTTTGCTCTTAACTTACTAAATTCTGAATATAAATCTGTAAAATCTTTGGCTTCTGTAGTACAGCCTGGAGTATCATCTTTGGGGTAAAAGTAAATTACTACCCATTGATTATTAAAATCGCTCAGGCTTACTAAATTACCATTTTGGTCAGGGGTTGAGAAATTAGGTGCTGGCTGTCCAGTTTCGGGGATGTTGCTCATAATAATATGGGGTTAAATCACAATTGCTTTTAGATTGTACCTAGATTTAGGTTTGTTCTTGTTTCTCTCACCCCTGACTTTATCTAAAAATTGTGGCGTTGCTGTCGGCGGCGTTTTCCACGTAGTTTATTCATGAGGAAGTTAAATATACTCGGTTCAGATGTTGTTGTTGATTCTGTCAGGTTTTGTTTACTGCTTCTCCAATAGTCTACAGAATATATATTGAACCCATGACCAGCAAGTAAGATAAACAACACAATTCCATAACTTAACATTGAGGTTGCTGCACTCCAATTTTGTACTGATGTCACTCCTAATTTCAAAATGATCATGAGTGCAAAAGTAACGATTAAAGCACTACGAGTTGCTAAACCAATTGTGATTAATATACCTACAATTAGTTCGACTGGGGGAACTAAGTAGGAATTAATTCTTACCAGAAATTCAGGGAAGTAAGAATTTTCTAATTGTTTGACAGTGGCTTCCACAAAGCCGGGGATATTACCAATGCGGGTAAATCCATGATTGAAATAATTTACACCTATAAGAATGCGTAAAAGTAAATAGGCGATCGCAATATCTTTGCGATTGAGTCCTAGATAATTTCTGTTGTCAGCCATGATTTTCTACTCCAACTTGAATTAAGTTTGATTGCAGAGATGGAAATCAACGTGATTCTTGTAGATAATGCACATCTGCTTGAGTATTCTGGACACTCTTGCGTTTAGGAGCAAGAATTAAACGAACGTGGCGATCGCTAAATAAATAAGTATGTAGCCAAGTCAGTAACACTAGTAATCTGCTGCGATAGCCAGGGAGGTAAACTAAATGAACCCCCAGCCACATCAACCATGCCAAGAAGCCTGTAAACGCAACCGTGCCAATTTTCCCCACACCTGAATAACAGCCAATAATCGCCAACCTACCTTTGTTGAAATAGCTAAAAGGCTTTGGTGATTTACCTCTAATTTGCAGCCGGATATTCCGCGCTACCGCCACACCTTGCTGGAGTGCTTCCGGCGCAACTCCAGATAATGACTTACCCTTCTGTTCCACATAAGCCAAATCTCCAACTGCATACACATTGGGATGTTCCAACACTTGTAGAGTGGGATGCACTACTATTTTGCTTTTATGCGCTACAGCTAACTCCTCGGAAACTCCGGGGAGGTTGGCTTCTAAACCAGCCGTCCAAATCACGGTTTTGGAGGGGATAATTTCTTCGTTTTCCAGATGAACAAATCCATCGGTAACTTGACTGACTCTAGTTTGCAAATAAACTTCCACCCTTAGCTGACGCAATTTTTTGTAGGTATGGACTCCTAACTTTTTTGGCAATTCCACTAACAAGCGATCGCCCGATTGCACCAAAACGATTCTCACTTCTCTAGAATCTATAGTGGAGTAATATCGGCGTAAGCAGCCTCGCACCATCTCAACTAATGCACCCGCCAACTCCACCCCAGTTGCACCACCGCCGACAATGGTAAAAGTTAGTAATTGTTGTCTTCTAGCTGCATCAGATTCTTGAATAGCTTCTTCAAAACACGAAAAGATTTGATTTCGTAGCGCCACAGCTTCTTCTAAACTTCGCATAGAAAAAGCATATTCTTCAGCACCGTCAACTCCCCAAAACTGAGTACGGCTACCAGTCGCCAGCACTAAAAAATCATAATTGATTGCACCATGAGTTGTTTTCACAACTTGCCCAGCAAAATCAATATACTCAACCTCAGCCATGAGAAACTGAACTTGAGGCTTTTGATATTGACAAAAGGAACCCCGTAAAATTGTGCGGATGGGGTAAGCAATGTACTCTGGTTCTATTTGTCCTGTCGCTACCTGATAAAGTAACGGAACAAAAGTATGATAATTATTGCGATCAATTAATAATACATCTGCACCAGAGTTAGCTAAAGATTGGGCAGCTTGTAAACCACCAAATCCAGCACCAACAATAACAACGCGGCGATTCCTCATCATTCCCCTCTTGATTGAGTTGGCTGGCTAAACTATTTAATGTTAAAAATTTGTAATAAATCGATATTATAGCAATTATAAATAAGTTGTTAGAAAATATACCCTATACCCAAAGGTATAGGGGTGTAAAGGCATAGGAAATGAAAAACCTTCATGTGCTTCTCCAGAGAATGTTGAGATTAGATATCATAGGTTTTGGAAGAAACACAATTTAGCAACAATTCGATCTAGGATCATCTTAAATAAAGCTCAAAATAAAATTTTGGCTGGGTAATGGGAAATTATAGAACCAATCTCTAAGACCCAAAGCCCAATTTACACCGTTAACTTATTAGGTATCAAGCACATGGAACTCACACTGGAAAACGTTGAAACCGTTTTAGATGAAATGCGTCCTTACCTGATTTCTGATGGCGGTAATGTGGAAGTTGTAGAACTCGATGGGCCGGTTGTTAAATTACGTTTACAAGGTGCTTGTGGTTCTTGTCCTAGCTCTACCATGACCTTGAGAATGGGTATTGAGCGCCGTCTGCGGGAAATGATTCCTGAAATTTCTGAAGTTGAACAGGTACTATAAGGACTAGGGATTTGGCAGGAGACAAGGATAAGGAGAGAGTAGGGGAAGATAAGCATAATCTTACCCTCCTGATCTCCCTTCATCCTCCTCATCTCCCGACTGGTGAGCGCAGTCGTACCACTCCGTGGAAGCAAGCTACGCGGAGCGTCTGTCTCCGACACGCTACGCGAACGCAGAGAACCACATCCCCATCCTGCGGGTACTCTGCGAGAACGCTTGCGCGAACGCGTAGCGTCTCGTAAGAGAAGCCAGTTACATCTTCCTTATTCCTCTACCAAATCCCTATGACTCACCCTCTTTACGTTGCATTTATCTGGCATCAACACCAACCGTTGTATAAATCTCCAGACAACGGCCTTTCTGAATTATCCAGTCAGCAGTATCGCCTGCCTTGGGTACGCCTACACGGTACGAAGGATTATTTAGATTTGGTGTTGATTTTGGAAAAGTACCCGAAATTACACCAGACGGTGAATTTAGTTCCTTCCTTAATTCTGCAACTAGAAGATTACATTGCGGGTACAGCTTTTGACCCTTACCTCACGGCTAGTCTGACACCCACTGAGCAACTGACTCAGCCACAAAAACAGTTTATCATTCAGCACTTTTTTGATGCTAATCACCACACCTTAATTGACCCTCATCCCCGGTATGCCGAGTTGTACTACCAAAGGCAGGAGAGAGGACAGGCTTGGTGTTTAGAGACTTGGCAATTACCTGATTACGGTGATTTGTTGGCGTGGCATAATTTGGCTTGGATAGACCCTCTGTTTTGGGATGACCCAGAGATTGAGGCTTGGTTAAAACAGGGGCGTAACTTTACATTAAGCGATCGCCAGCGTATCTATTCCAAACAGCGTGATATTCTCAGCCGCATTATACCCCAGCACCGGAAAATGCAGGAGTCGGGGCAATTGGAAGTTACCACTACACCCTACACTCACCCGATTTTACCTCTGTTAGCCGATACCAATTCTGGGCGGGTGGCAGTACCCAATATGACATTGCCTAATTCCCGGTTTCAGTGGACTGAAGATATTCCTCGTCATTTAAGAAAAGCTTGGGAATTATATTCAGATAGATTTGGGCAAGAACCGAGAGGTTTATGGCCTTCGGAACAATCTGTTAGTCCAGAGATACTGCCGTATATTATCAAACAAGGTTTTGAGTGGATTTGCTCAGATGAAGCCGTGTTAGGCTGGACGTTAAAACACTTCTTTCATCGGGATGGTGCAGGGAATGTAGAGCAACCAGAACTCTTGTATCGACCTTATCGCCTAGCAACTCCAGCCGGAGATTTAGCCATTGTCTTCCGTGATCATAGATTATCAGACTTGATTGGCTTTACCTATGGGGCAATGCCAGCCAAACAAGCAGCCGCCGACCTAGTGGGACATTTGCAGGCGATCGCCAAACAGCAAAGAGAACGCCCCAGCGAACAACCTTGGTTAGTTACCATCGCCTTAGATGGCGAAAACTGCTGGGAGTATTACCCCCAAGACGGCAAATTATTCTTAGAAGCTTTATATCAACGTTTAAGCGACGAACCTCATATTCAACTCGTTACTGTCTCCGAATTTTTGCAAAAATACCCAGCCACAGCCACCATCCCCGGAGAACAACTGCATAGCGGTTCCTGGGTTGACGGCAGCTTTACCACCTGGATTGGTGATCCTGCCAAAAACCGGGCGTGGGATTACCTGACGCAAGCGAGAATCATGCTGGCAAACCACCCAGAAGCCACAGAGGAAAATAATCCCGAAGCATGGGAAGCGTTATATGCTGCCGAGGGCTCGGACTGGTTTTGGTGGTTTGGCGAGGGACATTCCTCAAACCAAGATGCCATTTTTGACCAGTTGTTCCGAGAACATTTGTGTGGGCTTTACAAAGCCTTAAATGAACCCATCCCCGCCTATCTCAAGCAACCAGTAGAAGTTCATGCAGTCAAAACAGATCATTCTCCCACAAGCTTTATACACCCTGTAATTGATGGTAGTGGTGACGAACAAGACTGGGACAAAGCCGGACGGATAGAAGTAGGTGGGGCGCGAGGGACAATGCACAACAGCAGCGTTGTTCAACGCCTATGGTATGGCGTAGACCACTTGAATTTCTACTTACGACTAGACTTTAAAAGCGGTGTCACACCAGGAGGAGATTTACCTCCAGAATTAAACTTGTTGTGGTTCTATCCCGACCAAACAATGCACAACAGCCCAATTCCCTTGGCAGATGTGCCGGATCAAGATCCACTTAATTATCTGTTCCATCACCATTTGGAAATTAACTTGCTTACCCAATCAGTTCAGTTTCGGGAAGCCGCAGAAAATTATCAATGGCATCCCCGTGTCAGCCGCGCCCAAGTCGCTTTAGATAAATGTTTGGAAGTGGCGATACCTTGGGCAGATTTACAAATTCCGCCTGATTATCCTTTACGGATGATTGTCGTGCTTGCTGATGAAGGACGGTTTAGTAAGTATTTGCCGGAGAATGCTTTGATTCCGATTGAAGTGCCTTAATTGGAGTGGGGAGTGGGAGAGATGAAGGGGATGAGGGGGATGAGGGAGAAATGTTTACTCATTACCCATAACTCAGCACTCCTCACTCAGCACTCATCACTATATAACAACTCATATTGATTTAGTAAAGTCGCCGTAATGCTACTGGCATAGATGTAATTTTGAGGTTAGATTAATAACATCTTCAGTAGCTAGCGTTGGGCTATGAATCGCGTTTTGGGAAACATTACAAATTTACATCAGTACAATTTGCAGCAGAACCATCTGGTGCAAATGTGTGGCTCCAAAGACTTATTTTGCGATCGCTATCGCATTTTGCGAATATTAGGTAGGGGTGGTTTTGGCATCACATTCTTGGCGCAAGATGCTATGTTACCCGGAAATCCGTTATGTGTGATTAAGCAGCTTTGTCCAAAAGTTGCTAGTGCCAAAACTTGGCAAAACGCCTGTCAACGCTTTGAAAAGGAAGCCAAAACTCTAGCTAAACTTGGTAGCCATTCGCAAATTCCCATGCTGCTTAACTATTTTGAAGGTAATGGGGAGCTTTATTTAGTCCAAGAATACGTGCGTGGTTATACTTTGGCGCGGGAAGTTAAACAAAATGGGACAAAGACTGAAACAGAGGTAAAGCAATTTTTACAGGAATTACTGCCGATATTGCATTATCTTTATCAAAATCAAGTAATTCATCGAGATATTAAACCGCAAAACTTAGTGCGCTGTGCTGATGATGGACGGATAGTCTTAATAGATTTTGGTGCAGTTAAGGAACAGTTAGCTGATATATGTATAAATTCAGTTCATCAAGCCCAAACTAATTTTGTCGGGACAATGGGATTTGCACCACCAGAACAGTTTTCCTTACGTCCAGTTTATGCTAGTGATATTTATGCTTTAGGGATGACTTGTATTTATCTGTTAACTGGTAAATCTCCTGTAGAACTAGAAAATGACAGCCAAACCGGGGAGATACGCTGGCTCAATGACGTAAATGTCAGTCACAATTTTGCCAGAATTATCAGCAAGATGGTGAAAATGTCTTTAGATGAGCGTTTTCAGAAACCACAAGATGTCATTAAAGCTTTAAATTTAGCAACTGACTTGCCAAACTTGAGTGATTGTTTAACTAGCAAACCCTTAAGTACTAGATATCAAACAAAAGTAGAAACTACAGACAGTTACCTTCCTTCTGTAGCTAGAACTGCGATCGCTATTCGAGAATGGAAGGCTAAACTTAAGCAAAGATCAGTTTAAATTAATTCGTAATTCGTA
Above is a genomic segment from Nostoc sp. MS1 containing:
- a CDS encoding type I restriction endonuclease encodes the protein MVQIIQAKNIGLAYLQERFGLQKAEDESFFREWLEKLPEITDLEKQYLDRVKSNFLNLAQRPPILENAVKMVVLSPLLDLAGFYSQPFSIGTEESVEISLEDEEEIIRGRIDILVIQKQLWLLVIESKRAGISLLENIPQALAYMLTSPNQEKPVFGLLTNGSHFLFLKLNKTDIPMYDISDEFSLLKRKNELYEVIAILKNLSQILT
- the bcp gene encoding thioredoxin-dependent thiol peroxidase encodes the protein MSNIPETGQPAPNFSTPDQNGNLVSLSDFNNQWVVIYFYPKDDTPGCTTEAKDFTDLYSEFSKLRAKVLGVSPDSGKAHCKFIDKHNLSITLLSDPEHQLIEAYGAWRLKKFMGKEYMGVARSTFLISPDKNIAYAWPNVKAKGHAQAVLQKIQELTNI
- a CDS encoding DoxX family protein, translating into MADNRNYLGLNRKDIAIAYLLLRILIGVNYFNHGFTRIGNIPGFVEATVKQLENSYFPEFLVRINSYLVPPVELIVGILITIGLATRSALIVTFALMIILKLGVTSVQNWSAATSMLSYGIVLFILLAGHGFNIYSVDYWRSSKQNLTESTTTSEPSIFNFLMNKLRGKRRRQQRHNF
- a CDS encoding NAD(P)/FAD-dependent oxidoreductase, with the translated sequence MMRNRRVVIVGAGFGGLQAAQSLANSGADVLLIDRNNYHTFVPLLYQVATGQIEPEYIAYPIRTILRGSFCQYQKPQVQFLMAEVEYIDFAGQVVKTTHGAINYDFLVLATGSRTQFWGVDGAEEYAFSMRSLEEAVALRNQIFSCFEEAIQESDAARRQQLLTFTIVGGGATGVELAGALVEMVRGCLRRYYSTIDSREVRIVLVQSGDRLLVELPKKLGVHTYKKLRQLRVEVYLQTRVSQVTDGFVHLENEEIIPSKTVIWTAGLEANLPGVSEELAVAHKSKIVVHPTLQVLEHPNVYAVGDLAYVEQKGKSLSGVAPEALQQGVAVARNIRLQIRGKSPKPFSYFNKGRLAIIGCYSGVGKIGTVAFTGFLAWLMWLGVHLVYLPGYRSRLLVLLTWLHTYLFSDRHVRLILAPKRKSVQNTQADVHYLQESR
- a CDS encoding NifU family protein, giving the protein MELTLENVETVLDEMRPYLISDGGNVEVVELDGPVVKLRLQGACGSCPSSTMTLRMGIERRLREMIPEISEVEQVL
- a CDS encoding glycoside hydrolase; translated protein: MTHPLYVAFIWHQHQPLYKSPDNGLSELSSQQYRLPWVRLHGTKDYLDLVLILEKYPKLHQTVNLVPSLILQLEDYIAGTAFDPYLTASLTPTEQLTQPQKQFIIQHFFDANHHTLIDPHPRYAELYYQRQERGQAWCLETWQLPDYGDLLAWHNLAWIDPLFWDDPEIEAWLKQGRNFTLSDRQRIYSKQRDILSRIIPQHRKMQESGQLEVTTTPYTHPILPLLADTNSGRVAVPNMTLPNSRFQWTEDIPRHLRKAWELYSDRFGQEPRGLWPSEQSVSPEILPYIIKQGFEWICSDEAVLGWTLKHFFHRDGAGNVEQPELLYRPYRLATPAGDLAIVFRDHRLSDLIGFTYGAMPAKQAAADLVGHLQAIAKQQRERPSEQPWLVTIALDGENCWEYYPQDGKLFLEALYQRLSDEPHIQLVTVSEFLQKYPATATIPGEQLHSGSWVDGSFTTWIGDPAKNRAWDYLTQARIMLANHPEATEENNPEAWEALYAAEGSDWFWWFGEGHSSNQDAIFDQLFREHLCGLYKALNEPIPAYLKQPVEVHAVKTDHSPTSFIHPVIDGSGDEQDWDKAGRIEVGGARGTMHNSSVVQRLWYGVDHLNFYLRLDFKSGVTPGGDLPPELNLLWFYPDQTMHNSPIPLADVPDQDPLNYLFHHHLEINLLTQSVQFREAAENYQWHPRVSRAQVALDKCLEVAIPWADLQIPPDYPLRMIVVLADEGRFSKYLPENALIPIEVP
- a CDS encoding serine/threonine-protein kinase, translated to MNRVLGNITNLHQYNLQQNHLVQMCGSKDLFCDRYRILRILGRGGFGITFLAQDAMLPGNPLCVIKQLCPKVASAKTWQNACQRFEKEAKTLAKLGSHSQIPMLLNYFEGNGELYLVQEYVRGYTLAREVKQNGTKTETEVKQFLQELLPILHYLYQNQVIHRDIKPQNLVRCADDGRIVLIDFGAVKEQLADICINSVHQAQTNFVGTMGFAPPEQFSLRPVYASDIYALGMTCIYLLTGKSPVELENDSQTGEIRWLNDVNVSHNFARIISKMVKMSLDERFQKPQDVIKALNLATDLPNLSDCLTSKPLSTRYQTKVETTDSYLPSVARTAIAIREWKAKLKQRSV